A region from the Aegilops tauschii subsp. strangulata cultivar AL8/78 chromosome 5, Aet v6.0, whole genome shotgun sequence genome encodes:
- the LOC109770429 gene encoding uncharacterized protein, with amino-acid sequence MGTTASKQDCSTALQLCKGRLKHIEQAIDARYALSAAHLSYEQSLRNVGVALRQFVESQHEGDPEKSPCSSSALPSPLPPADNSKISPLKVPRHSDISRLRSEVSPSLTVTVDPSGGDASFIRKGQPIPTSVSPPLSPEFCPPWDFFEPNDMSENVATHVSENCEATLDDFGHVDGRDQASSSQISEVQEQFGTHGCKDLDDNFDHLKLNRNDCSEIEIVDTDLPNDSSLHKGPDQVQRQNVEGQNPTRITDNRKNEAHSVDKVNVPKISTEREEEKGSSITSVSKDFLSDVKELERQFARAAESCHGVSRMLETRKIRLSFSTKITGKPSCALSLSASLLCCNAGNVASHESEQHVTKVIAWNRSLSSRSSSSKNPLFSAQKDDDPPESISDFVEEFCMISGSHASSLDRLYAWEIKIYHELKNIESIEQIYDKKCAQLSHLCARDADARQVDKTRFTIKGLYSRLVVGTEVLYSISKTIEKLRDEELQPQLLELLQGQTRMWRVLEEVHQMQQKITSPTDAKLPAMSPPSESRGHALMNLITELGVFYSSLAGWVDGYKNYVSGLHSWLQNCVVQPRDPSGGGNLTLSPRQHLAPPLFVLLGDLSAGMSSLPSEESCDSIKNLAADLKKMYRRQAAEQKKAAKKRSSDTGAEGDKSSETEPEMATLQGGLTAMFDRLSKLSGAMASLAENVKREAEIAREAYAIGRRTE; translated from the exons ATGGGTACAACTGCCTCCAAGCAAGACTGCAGCACCGCATTGCAGCTCTGCAAGGGTCGTCTGAAACACATTGAACAGGCAATCGATGCAAGGTATGCCCTTTCGGCTGCTCATCTGTCGTACGAGCAGTCTCTGCGCAATGTCGGCGTTGCTTTGAGGCAGTTTGTGGAGTCACAGCATGAGGGTGATCCGGAAAAGTCCCCTTGCTCTTCGTCTGCTTTACCATCCCCATTGCCACCTGCAGACAATTCTAAAATTTCACCACTGAAAGTGCCCCGCCATTCTGATATTAGTCGCTTGAGGTCAGAAGTAAGCCCATCCTTGACAGTGACAGTCGACCCAAGTGGTGGTGATGCTAGTTTTATCAGAAAAGGGCAGCCCATCCCGACTTCGGTTTCACCACCGTTGTCTCCGGAATTTTGCCCCCCATGGGATTTCTTTGAACCAAATGATATGAGTGAAAATGTTGCCACCCATGTCTCAGAGAACTGCGAGGCAACTTTGGATGATTTTGGCCATGTCGATGGGAGGGATCAAGCTTCCTCTAGTCAAATATCTGAGGTGCAAGAACAGTTCGGAACACATGGATGTAAAGACCTTGATGACAATTTTGACCATCTTAAGTTGAATCGCAATGACTGTAGTGAAATTGAGATTGTTGATACAGACTTACCAAATGACTCAAGCTTACACAAAGGACCTGATCAAGTGCAGAGACAGAATGTGGAGGGGCAGAATCCTACACGTATTACTGACAATAGAAAAAACGAAGCCCACTCTGTAGACAAGGTTAATGTACCAAAAATATCTActgaaagggaagaagaaaaGGGCAGTTCCATCACCAGCGTATCAAAAGATTTTCTGTCTGATGTTAAAGAACTCGAGCGCCAATTTGCTCGGGCAGCTGAGTCTTGCCATGGGGTCTCAAGGATGCTTGAGACAAGGAAGATTCGACTAAGCTTTTCTACCAAGATAACAG GGAAACCGTCGTGTGCACTTTCTCTGTCAGCATCCTTGCTCTGCTGCAATGCTGGAAATGTAGCTTCCCATG AATCAGAGCAGCATGTCACAAAAGTGATCGCTTGGAATCGCTCACTTTCATCACGATCTTCATCATCTAAGAATCCACTATTTTCTGCTCAAAAGGATGATGACCCTCCAGAAAGCATTAGCGATTTTGTTGAAGAGTTTTGTATGATTTCAGGAAGTCATGCATCCTCTTTAGATAGACTCTATGCTTGGGAAATAAAGATTTATCATGAGTTAAAG AATATTGAATCAATCGAGCAGATATACGACAAAAAATGTGCTCAGCTAAGCCATCTATGTGCAAGGGATGCAGATGCCAGGCAAGTTGACAAAACTCGGTTTACTATCAAAGGGTTGTATTCGCGACTCGTGGTAGGAACTGAAGTGCTATACTCAATTTCAAAAACAATTGAGAAGTTGCGAGATGAAGAGTTGCAGCCCCAACTTCTTGAATTACTACAAGG GCAGACGCGCATGTGGAGGGTGCTGGAGGAAGTTCACCAAATGCAGCAGAAAATTACCTCTCCAACAGATGCAAAGCTCCCAGCAATGTCTCCTCCAAGCGAGTCCCGCGGACATGCCTTGATGAACCTCATCACTGAACTGGGAGTCTTCTACTCCAGTTTGGCAGGCTgggttgatggttacaaaaactATGTGAGTGGTCTGCACTCCTGGCTACAGAACTGTGTGGTGCAACCACGAGACCCGTCAGGGGGAGGAAACCTGACCCTCTCGCCTCGCCAACACCTTGCACCGCCCCTATTTGTTCTCTTGGGGGATTTGTCCGCAGGAATGTCATCGCTCCCGTCTGAAGAATCATGTGACTCCATCAAGAACCTTGCAGCAGATCTCAAGAAAATGTACAGGCGCCAGGCAGCAGAACAGAAGAAGGCAGCGAAGAAGAGATCTTCAGACACTGGGGCAGAGGGTGACAAATCGTCAGAGACTGAACCAGAGATGGCAACCCTGCAGGGCGGTCTGACCGCAATGTTCGATCGACTCTCTAAGCTCTCAGGTGCCATGGCCAGCCTGGCTGAAAATGTGAAACGGGAGGCGGAAATCGCCCGGGAGGCGTACGCCATCGGTCGCCGCACAGAGTAA